The DNA window GAGGCGTGCATAGTCACCGGAGCCCCACTCGTCGGGAGAGCGGGGCGCCCCCAGACTGTTGCTCTGCACCCGCCCGCATCCGCTCGCTCGCACTCGCTCGCGTCCGCTTGCCCGCCGGGACCGATGCAGTGCGCCCAGAGCCGCGACGACGAGGAGACCCCGTGACGGCACAGGCAGCACCACCGGCCGTCCAGCCGCCCCGGCGGCCGGACCGGACCCACTACCTCTACCTGGCCGTGATCGCGGCCGTGCTCGCCGGCATCGCCGTCGGCTTCGCGGCGCCGGGCGTCGCGGTCGAGCTCAAGCCGCTCGGCACCGGCTTCGTGAACCTGATCAAGATGATGATCTCGCCGGTCATCTTCTGCACGATCGTGCTGGGCATCGGCTCCGTGCGGAAGGCCGCGAAGGTCGGCGCGGTCGGCGGCCTCGCCCTCGGCTACTTCATGGTCATGTCCACCGTCGCGCTGGCCATCGGCCTCGTGGTGGGCAACCTCCTGGAGCCCGGCAGCGGGCTGCACCTGACGGACGCGGTGCGCCACGCGGGCGAGGCGCAGGCCAAGGGCGGGAGCGAGTCCACGACGCAGTTCCTGCTGGGCATCATCCCGACCACCATGGTCTCCGCCTTCACCGGCGGCCAGGTGCTGCAGACCCTGCTCGTCGCGCTCCTCGCGGGCTTCGCCCTGCAGGCCATGGGCACGGCGGGCGAGCCCGTCCTGCGCGGCATCGGACACATCCAGAAGCTGGTCTTCCGTATCCTCGCCATGATCATGTGGGCGGCCCCGGTGGGCGCCTTCGGCGCCATCGCGGCGGTCGTCGGCGCGACGGGCACCGACGCCCTGAAGTCCCTCGCCGTCATCATGATCGGCTTCTACGTCACGTGCGTGCTGTTCGTGATCGTCGTGCTCGGCACCCTGCTGCGGCTGGTGGCCGGGGTCAACATCTTCACGCTGCTGAAGTACCTGGGCCGCGAGTTCCTGCTGATCCTGTCGACGTCGTCGTCGGAATCCGCCCTGCCGCGCCTGATCGCCAAGATGGAACACCTGGGCGTGAGCAAGCCCGTCGTCGGCATCACCGTGCCCACCGGCTACTCCTTCAACCTCGACGGCACGGCCATCTACCTGACGATGTCGTCGCTGTTCATCGCGGAGGCCATGGGCGAACCGCTGGCGCTGGGCCAGCAGATCTCGCTGCTCCTGTTCATGATCGTCGCGTCCAAGGGCGCGGCCGGCGTCACCGGCGCGGGCCTCGCCACGCTCGCGGGCGGCCTCCAGTCCCACCGCCCCGAACTCGTCGACGGCGTCGGCCTGATCGTCGGCATCGACCGCTTCATGAGCGAAGCGCGGGCACTGACGAACTTCGCGGGCAACGCGGTGGCGACGGTCCTCGTCGGCACGTGGACCAAGGAGATCGACAAGGAGCGGGTGGGCGAAGTGCTCGCCGGGCGGATGCCGTTCGACGAGACGACGCTGAGCGGCGACGGGCACGGGCACGGGGGCGGGGACGGCCATGAAGGCGGGGGAGCCCTGCCGGAGCCGAAGGAGCCGGCGGGTGTGCCGGCCTGAGGCCGGCTGTCAGACCCTTCTGCCAGGCTGCGGGGCATGGAAACGACTCCGCAGCTGCCGCGGTCGCCGCAGCCGCCTCAACTGCCCCACCTGCAGCTGACGATCGACTGCGCCGACCCCAAGCGGATGGTGGCCTTCTGGACGGAGGCGCTGGGGTACGTCCCCGAGCCCCCGCCGGAAGGCCACGCCACGTGGCGGGACTACTGGTCGGCCACGGGCGTGCCGGAAGCGGAACTGGCGGACGGCGCCGGGGAGACCCCGGAGTCGATCGTCGACCCCGCGGGGCGCGGACCGCGGGTGTGGTTCCAGCAGGTCCCCGAGCCGAAGACCACCAAGAACCGCGTCCACCTCGACCTCAAGGTGGGCGGCGGCCGTGGGGTCCCGCTGGCGACCCGTACGGTACGGGTCACCGTGGCGGTCGACCGGCTGACAGCGGCAGGGGCGACGGTGATCCGCGTGATGGACGAGCCGGGCATGGACTACTACGGCGTCGTACTCCAGGACCCGGAGGGCAACGAATTCTGCGTGGCGTGAACGGGGGCGGGCGACGGCTGTCGCCCGCCCCCGTTCACGAACCGAAGCCCCACCTGTCCCTTCCCCGGGCGGCGCTCAGAGCGTTCAGGGGGCGTGTGGGTGTGCAGGGCATGTCCCGCGCTGGACGTGGGTTCGTCTGCGGCGGACGCTGCCGTTCGCATGCGCGGCTCTCGTGTGCCAGGGGGATATGTGTACAGCGTTCTCTACGGCAGTTCCCGTATCACTCTCACCTCCGGCAGCGGTACCCGGCTCGAGCGTTCGGAGTTGCTTCTCCGCGACCCCGGTCCACGCCGTCGGCCGTCCGCTGCCGCACCCCTTCTCCTCGGGCGGGAGGAGGAGCTGGCCGCCGCCCGGACGGAATGTCTCGCCGGGCGGCCGGTGGAGTTCCATGCTCCCTGCGGGTTCGGAAAGACCAGCCTCCTCCTGGCCATTGCCGGGGGCGGCGGGAGGCGCAGCGCGTTCGCGCGCGTGGCCGGGAATCCGCTGGAGGACGTACTCCAACTGCTCATGGACGACTTGTACCTGTCCGTGGAGCGGGAACGGGTGAAGTACCCCCGGACGGTCTGCGAGCGGCTCGTCAATCACCTCCGGCCGCTGATCGTGCTGGACGAGGTGCCGCCCGGCTCGCGGATCCCGCGGCAGTTGTCGGCCGCCCTGCCCGACTGCGTGCTGGTGGTGGGCGCGGAGCGCCCCGTGCTGGGCGGGCCGGGGACGTCCCGGCTCCTGGCGGGGCTGCCGCCGGACGCCGCGCTCGACCTGTTCGCCCGCTCGCTGGGCCGCCCGGTACAGGACGCGGAACTGCCCGTCGTCCGGCGGTTGCTGGAAGCCGTACGGTTCCGGCCGCTGCACATCCGGCAGGCCGCGGCGCTGGTGCGGGCCGGGCACCCGGCCGAGACGCTGGCCCGCACGGCCGCGCGGGATCCGCGGGAGCTGGACCGGCTGAGTGCGGGTTCTCTGTCCGGGCCCGAGCGGACGGCCCTGGTGGCCTTGGCGCTCGTGGCCGGAACCCTGGTGCCGGGGAACTGGGTGTCGGCCGTCGGCGACATCACGTACGCGCTGCAGTCCCTGATCTCCCTGCACGAGCGCGGGCTCGTCGAGCGGCCGGAGGAGGACCGGTTCGGGCTGCCGGTGTGCCTGAAGGAGAGCCTGCGGGGGCTGTCGCTCGGTGCGATCTCGTTGAGTACGGGCGTCAACGGGCTCGCCGACTGGCTGGACGGCGCGCTGCGCGGCGACGTGCACAGCCTCACGGATGCACTCCAAGGCGTGGAGGGCATCGTCGGCCTGCTCGGCGTCGCGGCCGAGCAGGGGGAGTGGCGGGGCGTGATCCGGCTGGCGAAGATCGCCGAAGCCGCGCTGTTCGCCGGCCTTCGGTGGCAGCAGTGGAAGGAGGTCCTGGAGAAGGGCGCGGAGGCGGCCAGGAGGATCGGCGACCGGGCGTCGGAGGCGCTGTTCTCCCACCAGCTGGGCACCGTGGCCTACGTCGAGGACCGCGCCGCGGACGCCCAGGCCCATTTGCGTCACGCGCTGCGGCTGCGGGAGGAACTGGGCGATACCTCAGGCGCGGGCCTGACCAGGGCGAACCTGGAGTACATGGCGCCGTCCGGGACCCTCCCGGGCGACGGCCGTGGCGGTGGCGGGGCCGGGCGCGACTGGGTCCGGCGGGCGGCGCCGTGGTGCGCAGGGCTGCTGGTCGCCGTCGTGGCCGTCGCTGCCGTGCGGGCAGTGGTTCCCGATGGCACTCCGGGCCCGGCCCCGAGCCCCTCGGCTTCCGGCGTCAGCAGCAGCCCGGCCACCGCCGGGCCGACGGACCCCGGCCCTACCGACGAGGCGAGCAGCACGCGCGACGGCACCAGCTCCGGTCCCGGCCCGAGCCCGGCCCGTACGACGAGTTCCCCGTCCAGCCCCGGTCCCAGTCCCAGCCCCAGTCCGACCCGTACGAGCCCTTCCCCCAGCCCGAGCCCCAGCCGTACGACGGCGAGCCCCTCCCCGAGCCCCAGCCGTACGACAAGGAGTCCGTCCCCGAGCCCCAGCCGTACGACGAGGAGTCCGTCCCCCAGTCCCAGCCCCAGCCGTACGAGCCCTTCCCCCAGCCCCAGTCCCAGCCCGAGCCGTACGACGCCGAGTCCGTCCCCCAGCCCCAGCAGCAAGAGCCCCAGCCATGACGACGGCGAGCGCTTGACGTAGCCCCTGTCCCCCCGCTGCTGTCCCCCGCCCCGGTCCCTAAGCCGGCACCAGCCCCGCCACCAGCTCGGTCGCCTCCCTCGCCGGCACCCCCGCTGCCGTGAGCGCCGTCACCGCCGCCGAGCGGCCCGCTTCCGCCGGGCTCAGGACGCCGTCGTTGACCGCCTGGAGCAGGCCGAAGAGGATCTGCTCGCGGACGTAGGCCAGGGCGATGGCCGGCAGCGGGGAGGTGAAGCGGCCCTCGTCCAGGCCGCGTTGGAGCATCGCCGCGCACTCGCGGCGCACCGGCTCCAGGCGGCGGTGGATGCCTTCGACGGTGACGCTGCGCTGGGCCATGGAGATCAGCAGGCGGTAGCCGTCGGCGATCTCCCAGGCGGCGAGCATGGAGCGGGCCAGGGCCTGGGCGGGGTCGTCGACGTCGCGCAGGGCCTCCGCCTGGGCGATCTCGACCGAGTTCGCGGCGTCGTCGACGAGGGCGCTCATCAGCGCCTCGCGGCTGGGGAAGTGGCCGTAGACCGTGCGCCGGACGACACCTGCCGCCCGTGCGATCTGGTCCATGCTCGCGTCCGGGTCGCGCAGCAGCTCCGCGAGCGCGATGTCCATGATGCGGCGGCGATTGGCGTCCGCTCTGCCGGCCATTGGTCTCTTCTCTGTCCGTGGAGTCCCGTGGAGTCTCTGCATCGAGTCTCTGCCGAGGAGGGGGGCTTCGGGCGCAGCCTCCGTGGCCGACATCCTGCACCTCATTTTGCACCGGGCGTCGCCGTCCCGTAATTTGCACACTGCTGTGTAATTGCACAACCGTGTGCAAGATAGTGCGCAAGACAGGAAGGGGTGACCGATGGGCCTCGCGATGTCGACACCGGTCGACGAGATGGACGGTCCGTACAAGAGGCGATGGGCCGCGCTGGGCGTGCTCTGCATCAGCCTGCTGATCATCGTCATGGCCAACACGTCCCTGACGGTCGCCGCCCCCGACATGGTCCAGGACCTCGGCCTGGGCAGCTCCGACCTGCAGTGGGTCATCGACGGCTACACCGTCCCGTACGCCGCGCTGATGCTGATCCTCGGCGCCGTCGGCGACAAGTACAGCCGCCGCGGAGCGCTCGTTCTCGGCCTTCTCGTCTTCGGCGCGGCCTCCGTCGCCGGATCGATGGTCGACAGCTCGGCCGGGGTCATCGCGTCGCGCGCCGTCATGGGCGTCGGCGCGGCCATGATCATGCCGGCCACGCTGTCCCTGCTCGCCGCGACCTTCCCGCGCGAGGAGCGCGCCAAGGCCATCACCATCTGGACGGCCACCGCCGGTCTGGCCATCGCCGTCGGCCCGCTCGTGGCCGGTGCGCTGCTGGAGGACCACGGCTGGGCCTCCACCTTCCTCATCAACGTGCCGATCGCCTTCCTCGGCATCATCGGCGCGCTGGCGCTCGTCCCGCCCTCCAGGGCGACGGGTCCCGGCAAGGAGGCGGCCAGGATCGACTACATCGGCGGCCTGCTGTCCGTCGTGTGGGTCGGCTCGCTCATCTACATGATCATCGAGGGCCCGCACTTCGGCTGGGGCGCCAAGGCGATCGCCGCCGCGGTCATCGCGGGCGTCGGCCTGGTCCTCTTCGTCCTCTGGGAGCTGCGCCACCCGCACCCGGTCCTGGACGTCCGCCGCTTCGCCCAGCGCGCGTTCGCCGGGTCGACCATGGCCGTCGCGCTGTTCTTCCTCGCCGTCTTCGGTGCGTTCTACTACCTCACCCAGCACCTGCAGTTCGTCCTCGGCTACTCGCCGCTGGACACCGGCGTGCGGATGCTGCCGCTGGCCGGCGCGGTGTTCGTGGGCGGTGCGCTGACCGCGGTCCTCACCCCCAAGGTGGGCATGAAGGTCACCGTGGCGTGCGGCATGACCGTCGGCACGGTCGCCATCGCGCTGCTCGCCCGCGTCGACGAGTCCTCCACGTACGACGACTTCGTCCTGCCGCTGATCATCCTGGGCCTGGCCATCGGCCTGTCCCTGTCGCCGTGCACCAACGCCATCATGGGCTCCTTCCCGGAGGACCAGCTGGGCGTCGGCGGCGCCGTCAACAGCACCTCGATCGAGATGGGCGGCTCCCTGGGCATCGCCATCCTCGGCACCGTGCTCGCCAAGACCTACTCCTCCAACCTCGGTGACGCCGCCGCGAAGGCGGCCGAGGCCGGCGGCCCCAGGCTGCCGGAGAAGGCGCTCGCCGTCGCGCAGGACTCGGTGGGCGCGGGCCTGGCCGTGGCCAAGGAGGTCGGCAAGCAGGTCGCGGCCGGCGCGGCGCCGAAGGTCGGCCCGGAGAAGGCCGCCGCCCTCGGGGCGCAGCAGGCGCAGACCGTGGTCGAGGCCGTGCACAAGTCGTTCGCGGACGCCGTCGCCCACACCAGCGTCGTCGGCGCGGTCGTCCTCGGCGTGGGCACGGTGCTGGTCGCCTTCCTGCTGCCGGGCCGTGAGAAGAGCAAGCCGGAGGCCGCGGCGGCGGCCGGCGCCGAGGCCGAGAAGGAGACGGCCGCGGCCTGAAGCCGCCAGACCTCCGTATGGAGCCCCGGACCCCTGTGGGTCCGGGGCTCCGTCATGCCGCCGGGGCCGTCCTCACACCGCCCGCCACCACACCGTCGCCAGCGGCGGCAGCGTCACCGTGATGCTCGCCGGGCGGCCGTGGTGGCGGGTGGCCTCCGTCTTGACCGGGTCGGGGGTGGTGACGCCGCTGCCGCCGTAGCGGCCGGCGTCCGTGTTGAGGATCTCCTGCCACGCCGTGAACCGGCCGGGCACGCCCAGGGCGTAGCCGTGCCGCACCACGGGGGAGAAGTTGCTGACGGCCAGCAGGGGCGCGCCCTGGGCGTCGAAGCGCAGGAAGGCGAAGACGTTGTCCTCCGCCGCGTCGCCCACCACCCACTCGAAGCCCTCGGGGACGGTGTCCCGCTGCCACAGGGCGGGCGTGGCCAGGTAGGCGGAGTTCAGGTCGCGGACCAGGTCCCGTACGCCCCGGTGGTCCGCCTCGGCGGAGTAGGACGGGTCGAGCAGCCACCAGTCGGGGCCGTGGGCCTCGGACCACTCGGCCCCCTGCGCGAACTCCTGGCCCATGAAGAGCAGCTGCTTGCCCGGGTGCGCCCACATGAAGCCGAGGTAGGCCCGGTGGTTCGCGCGCTGCTGCCACCAGTCGCCCGGCATCTTCGACACCAGGGCGCGCTTGCCGTGGACGACCTCGTCGTGCGAGATCGGCAGCACGTAGTTCTCGCTGTACGCGTAGATCATCGAGAACGTCATCTCGCCGTGGTGGTACTTGCGGTGCACCGGCTCCTTCGAGACGTAGACGAGGGAGTCGTGCATCCAGCCCATGTTCCACTTCAGGCCGAAGCCGAGGCCGCCGAAGCCGCCCGCCCCGATGTGGTGCGTGGCGCGGGTGACGCCGTCCCAGGCCGTGGACTCCTCGGCGACGGTGACGACGCCGGGGCAGCGGCGGTAGACGGTCGCGTTCATCTCCTGCAGGAACGCCACCGCGTCCAGGTTCTCCCGGCCGCCGTGGACGTTCGGCGTCCACTGGCCGGCTTCGCGGGAGTAGTCGAGGTAGAGCATGGAGGCGACGGCGTCCACCCGGAGCCCGTCGATGTGGAACTCCTCGCACCAGTAGACGGCGTTGGCCACGAGGAAGTTGCGCACCTCCGTACGGCCGTAGTCGAACTCCAGCGTGCCCCAGTCGGGGTGCGCGGCGCGCAGCGGGTCCGCGGGCTCGTACAGCGGCCGCCCGTCGAACTCGGCCAGCGCCCACTCGTCGCGCGGGAAGTGCGCAGGCACCCAGTCCATGAGCACCCCGATGCCGGCCGCGTGCAGCGCGTCCACCAGGTGCTTGAAGTCGTCCGGGGTGCCCAGGCGGGCGGTGGGGGCGTAGAAGCCGGTGATCTGGTAGCCCCAGGAGCCGCCGAAGGGGTGCTCGGCGATCGGCATCAGCTCCACGTGCGTGAACCCGAGGTCCTTGACGTACGCGGGCAGCTGCTCGGCCAGCTGCCGGTACGTCAGGCCGGGGCGCCAGGAGGGCAGGTGCACCTCGTAGACCGAGAAGGGGTGCTCGTGGACGGGCTTCTCCGTGCGGGCCGCCATCCACTCCGCGTCCTGCCAGGTGTGGTGCGAGGCGTGCACGACCGACGCGTTCGCCGGCGGGGCCTCCGTGCGGCGCGCCATGGGGTCCGCGCGCATGGTGTGCGAGCCGTCCGGGCACGTGATCTCGAACTTGTACAGCGCCCCCTCGCCGATGTCCGGCAGGAACAGCTCCCACACCCCGGACGCGCCCAGCGACCGCATGGGGTGGCCCGTGCCGTCCCAGTAGTTGAAGTCGCCGACGACCCGTACGCCCAGGGCGTTCGGCGCCCACACCGTGAACCGGGTCCCCGCCACCTCCTCGTGCACCATCGGCGTCGCGCCCAGCGCCTGCCACAGCTGCTCGTGGCGGCCCTCGTGGATCAGGTGCAGGTCGAGGTCGCCGAGCGCGGGCAGGAAGCGGTACGGGTCGCGGACCTCCAGCTCCGTGTCCTCGTAGCCCACCAGCAGGCGGTAGTCGGGGAGCTCGCTGAGGGGCAGCACCGCCGCGAAGAGGCCGTCCCCCTCGTCGTACAGCTCCACCCGCAGGCCCTTCGCGCTGACCGCCACGGAGCGTGCGAAGGGGCGCAGGGTGCGGAACGCCACGCCGCCGGGCACCGGGTGCGCTCCCAGCAGGCCGTGCGGGTCGTGGTGCGCGCCGTGCAGCAGCCGGTCGCGGTCCTCCGTGCCCAGCGGCTCGGCGGGCCGCACCCCGCGCCGCGCCGGGGGCGTGCGCTTCGGGCCCCGTGCCGCTGCGGGCTTGCGCGGCGCGTCCTCCTTGCGCGGCGCGTCCTCCGCTCCGGGCAGCAGGCCGGGCACCGGTTCGGGCTCCCGCTCCGCCTTCGCGCCCCGCCCCGGCAGGAACGTGGCCGGGACCCCTCGCGCGGCACCGGGATCTCCGGGTCCGGGCTCGTGGGGCGAACGACGGGACGGCGGTCGAGCGGTCACGGTGCGGTCCTCCTCGGAGCCTCCCGGCCGGCGGCGCCGGGAGCGGAATCGGTGGTACGGGAACGGCGGGAACAGCGGGGACGGCGGGAAAGGGGAGTCACGGGGTCTGCTCCCTCTCCGGACGGGACGGGCGCCCGCCCGGCGGGCCGGCCGCACCGGGCGGCTCCGCCGCGCCCCCCGCCGGCTCCGCCAGCCGGCGGATGGCCGCCATCGGGACCGGGAGCCAGTCCGGGCGGTGCCGGGCCTCGTAGAGGACTTCGTAGACGGCCTTGTCCGTCTCGTGGGCGCGCAGCAGCTGCGGGTCCTCGCGCGGATCGCCGTGCACCGAGCCGTAGCCCTCGCAGAACGCGGCGCGGGCGCGCTCGGACCAGCTGGTGCCGCTCGCCCGGCCGACCGCCGCCGCGTAGTCGAAGGAGCGCAGCATGCCGGCGACGTCGCGGGCGGTCGGCTGCGGCCGGGAGCGTTCGGCCAGGGGCCGGGCCGGCTCGCCCTCGAAGTCGATCAGGGCCCAGCGCCCGTCCTCGGCGGTGCGCAGCGCCTGTCCGAGGTGGAGGTCGCCGTGGATGCGCTGGGCGCGCCACGTGCGCCCGGCGCGGCCGAGGGCGGCCAGGTCGTCGTAGGCGCTCCGCAGGGCGGCCCGGAACGGGCGCAGCGCCGGGACGGCGTCGGCGGCGGCGTCCAGGCGGCGGGTCATGGCGGCGGCGAGGTGCTCGAGCTGGGGGCGGCGCAGCACCACCGTGGGCAGCGCCTCGGCGAGCGCGCCGTGCACTTCGGCGGTGGCGTGGCCGAGCGCGCGGGCGGAGGCGGTGAAGTCGGCGCGGACGGCGAGGGCGCTGAGGGCCAGCTGCCAGCCGTCGGCGGAGCCGGGCAGGTAGGGCTGGAGCACGCCGAGCGTCATGGGTTCGGTGCCCGCGCCGGGCACGACGGCCTCGAACCAGGCGGCGGGGGCGGGCACCCGGGCGCAGCCGGTGCCGGCGAGGGCGCGGGGGAGTTCGAGGTCGGGGTTGGTGCCGGGGCAGACGCGGCGGAAGAGCTTGAGGATATACGTTTCGCCGTAGACGACCGAGGAGTTGGACTGTTCGGCGCCGATGAGGCGGGGGGCGAGCCCGGCGCCGATCACGACGCCCTCCTCGCGGCTGAAGCGCAGCGGTCCGAGCCGGCCGGGCAGCCGCAGCCGCTCCAGCAGGAGGCTGGCCAGCCGGGGGTCGGTCAGGCCCTCGTAGACGGCGCGGCCGTGCAGCGGGCCGCCGACGGGGCGGCCGATGAGCGCGGGCGCCAGGTGCGGCGGCAGGACGTCGTGGACGCCGAGCAGGAGCTGGTAGCAGTCGTCGGTGCCGGCGTGGACGGCGGGGGCGGCGTTGGCCGGGGCGTCCGCGGGCCGGCCGCCGGCGGGGGCGCCGGGCTGCTGGGCGCGGACGAGCAGGTGGAGCAGGCCGGGGACGGTGGCGCCGGTGTGGTGGGGCAGCAGCTCGGTGGCGGCGACGAGCGTGAAGCCGGTGATGGGACG is part of the Streptomyces roseifaciens genome and encodes:
- a CDS encoding cation:dicarboxylate symporter family transporter; its protein translation is MTAQAAPPAVQPPRRPDRTHYLYLAVIAAVLAGIAVGFAAPGVAVELKPLGTGFVNLIKMMISPVIFCTIVLGIGSVRKAAKVGAVGGLALGYFMVMSTVALAIGLVVGNLLEPGSGLHLTDAVRHAGEAQAKGGSESTTQFLLGIIPTTMVSAFTGGQVLQTLLVALLAGFALQAMGTAGEPVLRGIGHIQKLVFRILAMIMWAAPVGAFGAIAAVVGATGTDALKSLAVIMIGFYVTCVLFVIVVLGTLLRLVAGVNIFTLLKYLGREFLLILSTSSSESALPRLIAKMEHLGVSKPVVGITVPTGYSFNLDGTAIYLTMSSLFIAEAMGEPLALGQQISLLLFMIVASKGAAGVTGAGLATLAGGLQSHRPELVDGVGLIVGIDRFMSEARALTNFAGNAVATVLVGTWTKEIDKERVGEVLAGRMPFDETTLSGDGHGHGGGDGHEGGGALPEPKEPAGVPA
- a CDS encoding VOC family protein, producing METTPQLPRSPQPPQLPHLQLTIDCADPKRMVAFWTEALGYVPEPPPEGHATWRDYWSATGVPEAELADGAGETPESIVDPAGRGPRVWFQQVPEPKTTKNRVHLDLKVGGGRGVPLATRTVRVTVAVDRLTAAGATVIRVMDEPGMDYYGVVLQDPEGNEFCVA
- a CDS encoding TetR/AcrR family transcriptional regulator translates to MAGRADANRRRIMDIALAELLRDPDASMDQIARAAGVVRRTVYGHFPSREALMSALVDDAANSVEIAQAEALRDVDDPAQALARSMLAAWEIADGYRLLISMAQRSVTVEGIHRRLEPVRRECAAMLQRGLDEGRFTSPLPAIALAYVREQILFGLLQAVNDGVLSPAEAGRSAAVTALTAAGVPAREATELVAGLVPA
- a CDS encoding MFS transporter, which produces MGLAMSTPVDEMDGPYKRRWAALGVLCISLLIIVMANTSLTVAAPDMVQDLGLGSSDLQWVIDGYTVPYAALMLILGAVGDKYSRRGALVLGLLVFGAASVAGSMVDSSAGVIASRAVMGVGAAMIMPATLSLLAATFPREERAKAITIWTATAGLAIAVGPLVAGALLEDHGWASTFLINVPIAFLGIIGALALVPPSRATGPGKEAARIDYIGGLLSVVWVGSLIYMIIEGPHFGWGAKAIAAAVIAGVGLVLFVLWELRHPHPVLDVRRFAQRAFAGSTMAVALFFLAVFGAFYYLTQHLQFVLGYSPLDTGVRMLPLAGAVFVGGALTAVLTPKVGMKVTVACGMTVGTVAIALLARVDESSTYDDFVLPLIILGLAIGLSLSPCTNAIMGSFPEDQLGVGGAVNSTSIEMGGSLGIAILGTVLAKTYSSNLGDAAAKAAEAGGPRLPEKALAVAQDSVGAGLAVAKEVGKQVAAGAAPKVGPEKAAALGAQQAQTVVEAVHKSFADAVAHTSVVGAVVLGVGTVLVAFLLPGREKSKPEAAAAAGAEAEKETAAA
- the glgB gene encoding 1,4-alpha-glucan branching enzyme, translating into MTARPPSRRSPHEPGPGDPGAARGVPATFLPGRGAKAEREPEPVPGLLPGAEDAPRKEDAPRKPAAARGPKRTPPARRGVRPAEPLGTEDRDRLLHGAHHDPHGLLGAHPVPGGVAFRTLRPFARSVAVSAKGLRVELYDEGDGLFAAVLPLSELPDYRLLVGYEDTELEVRDPYRFLPALGDLDLHLIHEGRHEQLWQALGATPMVHEEVAGTRFTVWAPNALGVRVVGDFNYWDGTGHPMRSLGASGVWELFLPDIGEGALYKFEITCPDGSHTMRADPMARRTEAPPANASVVHASHHTWQDAEWMAARTEKPVHEHPFSVYEVHLPSWRPGLTYRQLAEQLPAYVKDLGFTHVELMPIAEHPFGGSWGYQITGFYAPTARLGTPDDFKHLVDALHAAGIGVLMDWVPAHFPRDEWALAEFDGRPLYEPADPLRAAHPDWGTLEFDYGRTEVRNFLVANAVYWCEEFHIDGLRVDAVASMLYLDYSREAGQWTPNVHGGRENLDAVAFLQEMNATVYRRCPGVVTVAEESTAWDGVTRATHHIGAGGFGGLGFGLKWNMGWMHDSLVYVSKEPVHRKYHHGEMTFSMIYAYSENYVLPISHDEVVHGKRALVSKMPGDWWQQRANHRAYLGFMWAHPGKQLLFMGQEFAQGAEWSEAHGPDWWLLDPSYSAEADHRGVRDLVRDLNSAYLATPALWQRDTVPEGFEWVVGDAAEDNVFAFLRFDAQGAPLLAVSNFSPVVRHGYALGVPGRFTAWQEILNTDAGRYGGSGVTTPDPVKTEATRHHGRPASITVTLPPLATVWWRAV
- a CDS encoding maltokinase N-terminal cap-like domain-containing protein, whose translation is MSDAAPSRRGTGRRDTGRKGGAPGPLLSSVRAAPAAHAPGQEAADAGLLGSLVPLLSEWLPRQRWFAGKGRPITGFTLVAATELLPHHTGATVPGLLHLLVRAQQPGAPAGGRPADAPANAAPAVHAGTDDCYQLLLGVHDVLPPHLAPALIGRPVGGPLHGRAVYEGLTDPRLASLLLERLRLPGRLGPLRFSREEGVVIGAGLAPRLIGAEQSNSSVVYGETYILKLFRRVCPGTNPDLELPRALAGTGCARVPAPAAWFEAVVPGAGTEPMTLGVLQPYLPGSADGWQLALSALAVRADFTASARALGHATAEVHGALAEALPTVVLRRPQLEHLAAAMTRRLDAAADAVPALRPFRAALRSAYDDLAALGRAGRTWRAQRIHGDLHLGQALRTAEDGRWALIDFEGEPARPLAERSRPQPTARDVAGMLRSFDYAAAVGRASGTSWSERARAAFCEGYGSVHGDPREDPQLLRAHETDKAVYEVLYEARHRPDWLPVPMAAIRRLAEPAGGAAEPPGAAGPPGGRPSRPEREQTP